A single window of Zetaproteobacteria bacterium DNA harbors:
- a CDS encoding SAM-dependent methyltransferase, with amino-acid sequence MTTLDLGCGRDKAAGAIGVDHHPDSAADVLADFAAAPLPFADASFDHVICSHVIEHMRHPVGLMEEIWRVLKPGGTVEIKTPHYTHWTSWGDPTHYHHFGSHALRHFTEESTVYYRCRYSMVSMNLRCHTLPARLLKALLGQERFERSFSKFFPIREIVAVLRKEAM; translated from the coding sequence ATGACGACGCTCGATCTCGGTTGCGGCCGCGACAAGGCGGCCGGGGCGATCGGTGTCGACCACCACCCCGACTCCGCCGCCGATGTGCTGGCCGACTTCGCCGCCGCACCCCTTCCCTTCGCCGATGCAAGCTTCGACCATGTCATCTGCAGCCACGTGATCGAACACATGCGCCATCCGGTCGGGCTGATGGAGGAGATCTGGCGCGTGCTCAAGCCCGGCGGCACGGTGGAGATCAAGACCCCGCACTACACCCACTGGACCAGTTGGGGCGATCCGACCCACTACCACCACTTCGGCTCGCACGCGCTGCGCCACTTCACCGAAGAGAGCACGGTCTACTACCGCTGCCGCTACAGCATGGTGTCGATGAATCTGCGCTGCCACACCCTGCCGGCGCGGCTGCTCAAGGCGCTGCTCGGCCAGGAGCGGTTTGAGCGCTCGTTTTCCAAGTTCTTCCCCATCCGCGAGATCGTCGCCGTGTTGCGCAAGGAGGCGATGTGA
- a CDS encoding isoprenylcysteine carboxylmethyltransferase family protein: MTAALQQAYARLEAWCFAHRIWATAPVVILLLAVARPTLPGLLIGGLVVVAGEAGRCWASGYIDKNRKLATAGPYRYTRNPLYFFNSVIFTGFCIMAANPWAALLGMAAFTVIYRPALRNEAAYMRRLFGAEYDQWAEQVPLFLPRPTGYPARGAHSWALVREHREHKNALAMAAGMALFVAIYLWQHCSRCAH; encoded by the coding sequence GTGACGGCTGCGCTGCAACAAGCATACGCGAGGCTTGAGGCGTGGTGCTTCGCCCACCGCATCTGGGCCACCGCCCCGGTGGTCATCCTGTTGCTTGCCGTGGCCCGACCGACCCTGCCCGGCCTGCTGATCGGCGGGTTGGTGGTGGTGGCAGGCGAAGCCGGCCGCTGCTGGGCATCCGGCTACATCGACAAGAACCGGAAGCTGGCCACCGCCGGCCCCTACCGCTACACCCGCAACCCGCTCTACTTCTTCAACAGTGTCATCTTCACCGGTTTCTGCATCATGGCGGCCAATCCCTGGGCGGCGCTGCTGGGGATGGCCGCCTTCACCGTCATCTACCGCCCGGCGCTGCGCAACGAGGCCGCCTACATGCGCCGCCTCTTCGGGGCGGAGTACGACCAGTGGGCGGAGCAGGTGCCCCTCTTCTTGCCGCGGCCGACCGGTTACCCGGCCCGGGGCGCCCATTCATGGGCGCTGGTGCGCGAACACCGCGAACACAAGAACGCGCTTGCCATGGCAGCGGGCATGGCGCTGTTCGTCGCCATCTACCTCTGGCAGCACTGCAGTCGTTGCGCGCACTAG